One window from the genome of Candidatus Methylomirabilota bacterium encodes:
- a CDS encoding PBP1A family penicillin-binding protein has protein sequence MWRWWPQAKMQDGEGEPPSPPEARQWLRRVLIGVGVATLLLASSVGVIALWVFMILPRSLPPVSALETFQPVLGSRIYDDNDELITELHAERRIFVPLAQIPLVLRDAILATEDRRFYSHWGIDPIGIARAIVQNYRRGRIVEGGSTITQQLTKVLFLTPDKSLERKLKEAVLALELERRYAKDRILEMYLNQVYFGHGAYGVEAAARTYFGKSVSELNIREAALLAGLPRAPSNYSPFEHPEAAKLRRELVLRRLVEYGTLKEAEAKRLARTDLGLVPPERRRTTGQYFLEYVQQTLEAKYGVDMVFKGGLNVYTTLNPFMQLAAEQALRDGLKSLEVRSAKGRPGDHPEGAVVTIEPQTGYVKAMVGGSDFFRTEFNRAVQARRQPGSAFKPFIYIAAVESGFTPATRIDDAPVTYPVGRNGEPWKPENYDRKFRGPTTLQQAVEESVNVVTIKLQERVGVARTIQVARRLGITSPLTIDLTLALGTSDLTLLELTSSYSALANQGTWMPPTVVRYVTDAQGKLLEEAVPEGKQAVAPETAYVITHMLKGVVDRGTGQGAKVLGRPIAAKTGTTNDYSNAWFIGFTPRLATGVWVGYDRPRSLGPDETGSRVAVPIWTTYMRKILGDAPKEDFPVPERVVLAPVDLDPSDECVHVVMMAFVRGTEPTVACGPRRPGEPPDLGPLPAPEPVPMPVPAPLPTSPAPAGSPGPNALGEPNPQRPAAIFRQSP, from the coding sequence ATGTGGCGGTGGTGGCCCCAAGCGAAGATGCAGGACGGCGAGGGCGAGCCCCCCAGCCCGCCGGAGGCAAGGCAGTGGCTCCGGCGGGTGCTCATCGGCGTCGGCGTCGCGACCCTGCTGCTGGCCTCGTCGGTCGGCGTAATCGCGCTCTGGGTCTTCATGATCCTCCCCCGCTCGCTGCCTCCGGTCAGCGCCCTGGAGACCTTCCAACCGGTGCTGGGCTCCAGGATCTACGACGACAACGATGAGCTGATCACCGAGCTCCACGCCGAGCGCCGCATCTTCGTCCCCCTGGCCCAGATTCCGCTGGTCCTCCGCGACGCCATCCTCGCCACCGAGGACCGCCGCTTCTATTCGCACTGGGGTATCGATCCCATCGGCATTGCGCGGGCGATCGTCCAGAACTACCGGCGCGGGCGCATCGTCGAGGGCGGCAGCACGATCACCCAGCAGCTCACCAAGGTTCTCTTCCTCACCCCCGACAAGAGCCTGGAGCGCAAGCTCAAGGAGGCGGTACTCGCCCTCGAGCTGGAGCGCCGGTACGCCAAGGACCGAATCTTGGAGATGTACCTGAACCAGGTGTACTTCGGGCACGGGGCCTACGGGGTGGAGGCCGCCGCCCGGACCTACTTCGGCAAGTCGGTCTCCGAGCTGAACATCCGCGAGGCCGCGCTCCTGGCCGGACTGCCCCGTGCGCCCTCGAATTACTCGCCGTTCGAGCACCCGGAGGCGGCCAAGCTCAGGCGCGAGCTCGTCCTGCGCCGGCTGGTGGAGTACGGCACGCTCAAGGAGGCGGAGGCCAAGCGCCTGGCCCGGACGGACCTGGGCCTGGTGCCGCCCGAGCGCCGACGGACCACGGGCCAGTATTTCCTCGAGTACGTCCAGCAGACGCTGGAGGCGAAGTACGGCGTGGACATGGTGTTCAAGGGCGGGCTCAACGTCTACACGACGTTGAACCCGTTCATGCAGCTCGCGGCCGAGCAAGCGCTGCGCGACGGCCTCAAGTCGCTGGAGGTGCGCAGCGCCAAGGGGCGACCCGGCGACCATCCCGAAGGCGCGGTCGTCACCATCGAGCCCCAGACCGGGTACGTCAAGGCGATGGTGGGTGGCTCCGACTTCTTCCGGACCGAGTTCAACCGGGCGGTCCAGGCCCGACGCCAGCCGGGCTCGGCCTTCAAGCCCTTCATCTACATTGCCGCGGTCGAGTCAGGGTTCACGCCCGCCACCCGGATCGACGATGCGCCGGTCACCTATCCGGTCGGTCGCAACGGCGAGCCCTGGAAGCCGGAGAACTACGACCGCAAGTTCCGCGGGCCGACCACGCTCCAGCAGGCCGTGGAGGAATCGGTCAACGTCGTCACCATCAAGCTGCAGGAGCGTGTCGGCGTCGCCCGCACCATTCAGGTCGCCCGACGCCTGGGCATCACGAGCCCCCTCACCATCGACCTCACGCTGGCGCTGGGGACCTCGGACCTCACGCTGCTCGAGCTGACCTCGTCGTACAGCGCCCTGGCCAACCAGGGCACGTGGATGCCGCCCACCGTCGTCCGCTACGTGACCGATGCGCAAGGCAAGCTGCTCGAGGAGGCCGTGCCCGAGGGTAAACAGGCGGTGGCGCCCGAGACGGCCTACGTGATCACGCATATGCTCAAGGGCGTGGTCGATCGCGGAACGGGGCAGGGGGCGAAGGTGCTGGGGCGGCCGATCGCCGCGAAGACCGGGACGACGAACGACTACTCGAACGCCTGGTTCATCGGCTTCACGCCGCGGCTGGCGACGGGCGTCTGGGTGGGCTACGACCGCCCGCGGAGCCTCGGGCCCGACGAGACCGGATCCCGCGTCGCCGTCCCCATCTGGACCACCTACATGCGGAAGATCCTGGGCGACGCCCCCAAGGAAGACTTCCCGGTGCCCGAGCGCGTCGTGCTGGCCCCCGTCGATCTGGATCCCTCGGACGAGTGCGTGCACGTCGTGATGATGGCGTTCGTCCGCGGGACCGAGCCCACGGTGGCCTGCGGCCCGCGGCGCCCCGGGGAGCCGCCGGACCTTGGCCCCCTGCCGGCGCCGGAGCCGGTCCCGATGCCGGTGCCAGCGCCGCTACCGACGTCGCCTGCGCCCGCCGGCTCCCCCGGCCCCAACGCGCTCGGCGAACCGAATCCGCAGCGGCCGGCCGCGATCTTCCGGCAGTCGCCGTAA